From the Bacillus tuaregi genome, one window contains:
- a CDS encoding lactonase family protein, which translates to MTKLHGFIGTYTKGSSEGIYSFAFDTQSGQIDKISVAAKIENPTYLTISQNKQYVYSVAKNGENGGVAAFSLDSRTGELQFLNQQTEKGSPPCHVSVDQKNQYLLSSNYHKGTVEAYVIDPETGEIQENPSVIKHKGADDDQQPHTHYAAFTPDEKYLTVIDLGIDMLITYQLMNNQLVKAAELSFSKGSGPRHLAFHPNGRYAYVMTEFSSEVIGLQYTPENGSFEIMQTIPTIPADFIENNQGSAIQISTDGRFVYAGNRGHNSIAVFSIDAESGKLTFVEHISTAGDWPRDFSLDPTEEFIIASNQESSNLAIFKRDTATGRLTLLQSDITVPHPVCVKFI; encoded by the coding sequence TTGCTGCTAAAATAGAAAATCCAACATATCTAACTATCAGTCAAAACAAACAATATGTATACTCTGTAGCCAAAAACGGGGAAAATGGGGGTGTAGCAGCCTTTTCTCTTGATAGCAGGACAGGTGAATTACAATTTTTAAACCAACAAACCGAAAAAGGCTCACCACCATGTCATGTTAGTGTTGACCAAAAAAACCAATATCTTTTGTCAAGCAATTATCATAAAGGGACGGTAGAAGCCTATGTAATTGATCCAGAGACAGGGGAAATCCAAGAAAATCCTTCCGTTATCAAACATAAGGGTGCAGATGATGACCAACAGCCACACACACACTACGCGGCCTTTACACCTGACGAAAAATATCTAACCGTCATCGATTTGGGCATCGATATGTTGATTACCTATCAATTGATGAATAATCAACTGGTTAAAGCCGCTGAACTTTCCTTTTCAAAAGGTAGCGGTCCACGCCACCTTGCCTTTCATCCAAACGGAAGGTATGCGTATGTCATGACCGAATTCAGCTCAGAGGTTATTGGATTGCAATATACTCCAGAAAATGGATCCTTTGAAATAATGCAAACCATTCCAACGATTCCAGCTGATTTCATAGAGAATAATCAAGGCAGTGCTATTCAGATATCCACCGACGGTCGCTTTGTTTATGCAGGAAATCGTGGACATAATAGTATAGCTGTTTTTAGCATCGACGCTGAATCAGGCAAGCTAACCTTTGTGGAGCATATTTCAACTGCAGGAGATTGGCCACGTGACTTTTCACTCGATCCGACAGAAGAATTTATCATTGCCTCTAATCAGGAGTCAAGTAATCTGGCTATTTTCAAACGAGATACTGCAACAGGCAGGCTAACCTTACTTCAATCGGACATCACCGTTCCACATCCGGTTTGTGTAAAATTCATCTAA
- the yhbH gene encoding sporulation protein YhbH — MSDKNNHQFVISKEDWSLHRKGHDDQQRHQEKVQEAIRNNLPDLITEESIIMSNGREVVKIPIRSLDEYKIRYNYDKNKHVGQGDGDSKVGDVVARDGSDGKKGPGKGQGAGDQPGEDYFEAEVSLMELEEALFKQLELPNLKKKELQENIVEDIEFNDIRKTGLMGNIDKKRTMMSAFKRNAMKGTPKFHPIYKEDLKFKTWNEIIKPDSKAVVLAMMDTSGSMGIWEKYMARSFFFWMTRFLRSKYETVEIEFIAHHTEARVVSEEDFFSRGESGGTICSSAYRKALELVEEKYHPNRYNIYPFHFSDGDNLTSDNARCVKLVEELIKVSSMFGYGEVNQYNRHSTLMSAYKNIKNEHFKYYILKQKADVFHAMKAFFRNEEEKKQYA, encoded by the coding sequence ATGAGCGATAAGAATAACCATCAATTTGTGATTTCGAAAGAAGATTGGTCCCTCCATCGCAAAGGCCACGATGACCAACAGCGGCATCAGGAAAAAGTTCAAGAAGCGATTCGAAATAATCTCCCAGATCTAATTACTGAAGAAAGCATCATAATGTCAAACGGCCGAGAAGTGGTAAAAATACCGATTCGTTCTCTTGATGAATACAAAATCCGCTATAACTATGATAAAAACAAACATGTGGGTCAAGGCGACGGGGACAGCAAGGTTGGAGATGTAGTAGCCCGTGATGGTTCGGATGGAAAGAAGGGGCCTGGTAAGGGTCAAGGTGCAGGAGACCAGCCTGGAGAGGATTATTTTGAAGCTGAGGTTTCGTTGATGGAATTGGAAGAGGCTTTATTTAAACAATTAGAGCTTCCAAATTTAAAGAAAAAAGAATTACAGGAAAATATCGTGGAGGATATTGAATTTAATGATATTCGAAAAACAGGTTTAATGGGCAATATCGATAAGAAAAGGACAATGATGTCTGCTTTTAAACGAAATGCAATGAAGGGAACACCTAAATTTCATCCTATTTATAAAGAGGATTTGAAATTTAAAACGTGGAACGAAATCATAAAACCTGATTCAAAGGCAGTTGTGCTTGCGATGATGGACACAAGTGGCAGTATGGGAATCTGGGAAAAGTATATGGCAAGGAGCTTTTTCTTTTGGATGACAAGGTTTTTACGCTCTAAATATGAAACCGTGGAAATTGAGTTTATTGCCCACCACACGGAAGCTAGGGTTGTATCGGAAGAGGATTTCTTCTCAAGAGGAGAAAGTGGCGGGACGATTTGTTCATCTGCCTATCGAAAAGCGCTTGAGTTGGTTGAGGAAAAATATCATCCAAACCGCTATAATATTTATCCATTTCATTTCTCAGATGGTGATAATTTGACCTCTGATAATGCTCGCTGTGTGAAGTTGGTTGAAGAATTAATTAAGGTATCAAGCATGTTTGGATATGGAGAGGTTAATCAGTATAATAGACATTCGACACTTATGTCAGCCTACAAAAATATTAAAAATGAACACTTCAAATATTATATCCTCAAGCAAAAAGCAGATGTATTTCATGCGATGAAGGCTTTCTTTAGAAACGAAGAGGAGAAAAAGCAGTATGCCTAA